One genomic window of Desulfurococcus mucosus DSM 2162 includes the following:
- a CDS encoding nicotinamide-nucleotide adenylyltransferase → MNRVLFPGRFQPFHRGHLAVVERLLEEFDEIVVVIGSAQEGFTCRNPFTAGERIEMLTRLFRDEHVFDRVWLIPVPDIYMPMAWTTHVLSLTPRVNAVASGNPHVLELFKWVGFKTVRIEPVEPDKYSGTRIRQLIVEGSEEWRSLVPYTVAEYMEEVGGVERIREVCVDEHSRNRR, encoded by the coding sequence ATGAACAGGGTTCTATTCCCAGGGAGGTTCCAGCCCTTCCACAGGGGCCACCTAGCCGTCGTGGAGAGGCTCCTCGAAGAGTTCGACGAGATAGTTGTAGTAATAGGGAGCGCGCAGGAGGGTTTCACCTGTAGAAACCCTTTCACAGCCGGTGAGAGAATAGAGATGCTTACACGCCTCTTCAGGGATGAACACGTCTTCGACAGAGTGTGGCTCATACCAGTGCCAGACATATATATGCCGATGGCGTGGACCACGCACGTGCTCTCCTTGACGCCGAGGGTTAACGCTGTCGCCTCAGGCAACCCGCATGTACTCGAGCTATTCAAATGGGTTGGCTTCAAAACAGTTAGGATAGAGCCGGTGGAGCCCGATAAGTATAGTGGTACACGCATAAGGCAGCTAATAGTGGAGGGTAGTGAAGAATGGAGGAGCCTGGTCCCATACACTGTAGCCGAGTACATGGAGGAGGTTGGAGGAGTGGAGAGGATAAGGGAGGTGTGCGTTGATGAGCATTCTAGAAATAGACGGTAG
- a CDS encoding S8 family serine peptidase yields the protein MKTSRIYLIPILVLLLAVIVSGVPIAAKTTVQAKGVRDIVSMLNRVDGDYVSVVVSIDKSTPPQAVYELYNRLQSTSFEYYGVEVNMAASRLVRDKLGNYVFKVFGPRDLVARVLGDAKEVAFSNAIVKPALTLMNRGLDARAVDSAPFKETPEADTMYVRLITGVDLTSQVYGLNGSGVTVAVVDTGVDYGHPNLQNKLIYWTGEYMDAYGNLVNITEPLVLDADESQVILFQGYTADSSGYINIPAETVFQVITPSMVNLTLTTSRSLYVGNIPSASGVYKVGLTYLSLPGVSGAVVRFVLLADPDTPGVYTKLYIDFNRNNVFTDSVDMSASYNGSRLLVSPSQANPSYSFGIAGGFFFDLGWWFGSGRFLPGWDLQGNYMSIFYDFNGHGTACASAVAGEDVLYGGLLEGIAPGAKVIGVKSLWMGNTELGMLWAAGFDVDPNGLLYYTGSRKADVISNSWGISSFIYDISGFGYDFTSILENGLVTPGFLDPAFPGIVIVQAAGNGGGGYGTVTAPGSAAGVITVGASTSWWPYYYLYGYADITYDQIISWSARGPTPAGYLKPDVVNVGAFGFTASVIGWNRPKYTVFGGTSYATPLTAGSIALLLGALMEKLGDAGRYTSPFTVKQILMNTADFLNYPPLDQGAGRVNVYRAVSSILENSEPLIYSRSYYTGVSGKLSEIWFYYWRDYIPSSLLYWYGVALFPANPSIPSTWSSTGYYGIYVPDIPRGLSRVFDLSVSNPSSTPITVSFTSVKYVVSTVKTYNFTASLLKGMTDYSFYLILDRSEIPGDTALMSVEVNMPFKYFDGDGDYVPDYDALVYTYIWVNDADGNGYPYDPSTPNNLLQVGEVAYVNYGLHTSSHNRLQVADPLKWLNYFASKYGDAKLVIRGRLWNDTDTSKGFPELVNVPVTLTITYYKTVADTSIMLPSTAFTVYPGRTVTIYGTIKTTSTMAPTVYQSYVKVTVSDGSSVKEYYVPLTYTVVASLTTGVETVLNPMQDTASPMPASHIRGENDWDWRYEAGDWRFFYVNVSSPAIAYMQVKASWSMPNTSLVTYTLGPNGFLAGIFLGESVSWHMHLGSGRFMWHATGGVGGNTSTITFPSTSYRYGLYPSSKPTLGVYTIVVRTVLFDAGVNLERFTLSVWPQSIPARLPSVNAAATGVARFSVRFPYPVTESSAVVDASPYPTVVNASSYPVFSSQNADIREYSVAPVSYTGNYPPFYVFSYTVSWANTGGTLDRKDISLLVFMTSSSLPVYSRVGSSYYLNTTTYVIEDWVITGLQYAWLYP from the coding sequence ATGAAAACCTCTAGAATATACCTTATACCCATATTAGTGTTACTTCTCGCAGTAATAGTCTCCGGGGTACCTATAGCGGCGAAAACCACTGTGCAGGCGAAGGGGGTAAGAGACATTGTGAGCATGTTGAACAGGGTTGACGGCGACTACGTTTCAGTAGTGGTCTCGATAGATAAGTCGACGCCTCCCCAGGCCGTTTACGAGCTGTACAACAGGTTGCAGTCCACGAGCTTCGAGTACTATGGCGTAGAGGTGAACATGGCTGCCTCAAGGCTCGTGAGGGATAAGCTTGGCAACTACGTGTTCAAGGTATTCGGGCCCAGAGACCTCGTGGCCCGGGTACTAGGCGACGCCAAGGAAGTTGCCTTCAGCAACGCTATCGTCAAGCCGGCGTTGACGCTGATGAACCGTGGACTCGATGCAAGAGCCGTTGACTCAGCACCCTTCAAGGAGACCCCTGAAGCCGACACCATGTACGTGAGACTGATCACCGGTGTAGACTTAACGAGCCAAGTATACGGTTTAAACGGTAGCGGAGTAACCGTCGCAGTCGTCGACACAGGCGTGGACTACGGGCACCCCAACCTCCAGAACAAGCTCATATACTGGACCGGTGAATACATGGATGCCTACGGCAACCTAGTGAACATCACGGAGCCACTCGTCCTAGACGCTGATGAATCACAGGTAATACTCTTCCAGGGTTACACTGCGGACAGCAGCGGCTACATCAACATACCGGCTGAGACAGTTTTCCAGGTTATAACCCCATCCATGGTGAACCTGACCCTGACCACCAGCAGGAGCCTCTACGTCGGCAACATACCCTCGGCTAGCGGAGTATACAAGGTGGGCTTAACATACCTCAGTCTTCCCGGTGTATCAGGTGCCGTAGTCAGGTTCGTCCTGCTGGCCGACCCAGATACACCGGGCGTCTACACTAAGCTATACATAGACTTCAACAGGAACAATGTTTTCACAGACTCCGTCGACATGAGCGCCTCATACAATGGTAGTAGGCTACTCGTGTCGCCGAGCCAGGCGAACCCGAGCTACAGCTTCGGCATCGCAGGCGGCTTCTTCTTCGACCTCGGCTGGTGGTTCGGCTCCGGCAGGTTCCTCCCAGGCTGGGATCTACAGGGCAACTACATGAGCATATTCTACGACTTCAATGGGCATGGAACAGCGTGTGCCTCAGCCGTTGCAGGCGAAGACGTCCTCTACGGGGGTCTACTCGAGGGCATAGCACCCGGCGCCAAGGTCATCGGTGTCAAGTCGCTGTGGATGGGTAACACGGAGCTTGGAATGCTGTGGGCAGCCGGCTTCGACGTCGACCCCAATGGGTTACTCTACTACACTGGGAGCAGGAAGGCTGATGTGATAAGCAATAGCTGGGGTATAAGCAGCTTCATATACGATATCTCGGGCTTCGGCTACGACTTCACCTCGATACTTGAAAACGGCTTGGTGACACCGGGCTTCCTCGACCCTGCTTTCCCAGGCATAGTAATAGTGCAGGCAGCCGGTAACGGTGGAGGAGGCTACGGGACGGTTACAGCACCAGGCTCCGCTGCAGGCGTTATAACGGTTGGTGCTTCAACCTCATGGTGGCCCTACTACTACCTCTACGGGTATGCTGACATAACATACGATCAGATAATAAGCTGGTCGGCCAGAGGCCCCACGCCAGCCGGCTACTTGAAGCCGGATGTAGTCAACGTGGGAGCATTCGGCTTCACTGCCTCGGTGATAGGGTGGAATAGGCCTAAGTACACTGTGTTCGGCGGCACCAGCTACGCCACCCCGCTGACAGCCGGCTCCATTGCACTCCTCCTAGGCGCGTTAATGGAGAAGCTTGGAGACGCCGGGAGGTACACGAGCCCGTTCACGGTTAAACAGATCCTGATGAACACTGCTGACTTCCTCAACTACCCGCCACTCGACCAGGGTGCCGGCAGGGTCAACGTGTACAGGGCTGTCTCAAGCATACTGGAGAACAGTGAGCCACTCATATACTCCAGGAGCTACTACACGGGTGTCTCAGGGAAGCTCTCAGAGATATGGTTCTACTACTGGAGAGACTACATACCTTCAAGCCTACTCTACTGGTATGGTGTAGCCCTGTTCCCGGCGAACCCGTCCATCCCATCCACATGGAGCAGCACAGGATACTACGGCATCTACGTGCCTGACATACCGAGGGGGCTATCCAGGGTCTTCGACCTCTCAGTATCCAACCCGTCCTCGACGCCCATAACGGTCTCATTCACCAGCGTTAAATACGTGGTGTCCACTGTTAAGACATATAATTTCACAGCGAGCCTGCTGAAGGGTATGACCGACTACTCCTTCTACCTGATCCTTGACAGGAGCGAGATACCCGGCGACACAGCCTTGATGAGTGTTGAAGTAAACATGCCGTTCAAATACTTCGACGGCGACGGCGACTACGTGCCAGACTACGATGCACTAGTCTACACCTATATATGGGTCAACGACGCGGATGGAAACGGCTACCCATACGACCCCTCGACACCCAACAACCTGTTGCAGGTAGGAGAAGTGGCCTACGTCAACTACGGGCTGCATACATCCTCACACAACAGGCTACAGGTGGCCGACCCGCTTAAATGGCTCAACTACTTCGCCTCAAAGTACGGTGACGCCAAGCTGGTTATAAGGGGTAGATTATGGAACGACACCGATACGAGCAAGGGCTTCCCGGAGCTAGTCAACGTCCCAGTCACCTTGACGATAACCTACTATAAGACCGTCGCAGACACCTCCATCATGCTGCCGTCCACAGCTTTCACAGTCTACCCTGGTAGAACCGTGACCATATATGGAACCATTAAGACCACCTCCACTATGGCTCCAACAGTCTACCAGTCCTACGTGAAGGTCACGGTGAGCGACGGCTCCTCCGTGAAAGAATACTATGTGCCACTCACATACACGGTTGTAGCATCCCTGACCACCGGTGTTGAAACAGTATTGAACCCGATGCAGGACACCGCGTCACCCATGCCTGCCTCACACATCAGGGGAGAAAACGACTGGGACTGGAGGTATGAGGCAGGCGACTGGAGGTTCTTCTACGTCAATGTGAGCAGCCCGGCCATAGCCTACATGCAGGTCAAGGCCTCGTGGAGCATGCCTAACACCTCGCTTGTAACATACACGCTCGGCCCCAACGGGTTCCTAGCAGGCATATTCCTGGGTGAATCAGTATCATGGCACATGCACCTCGGTAGCGGTAGATTCATGTGGCATGCGACAGGTGGAGTAGGCGGCAACACGTCGACGATAACGTTCCCGAGTACATCCTACAGGTACGGTCTCTACCCGTCGAGCAAGCCCACGCTCGGAGTCTACACTATAGTTGTGAGAACAGTGCTGTTCGATGCAGGCGTCAACCTAGAGCGGTTCACCCTATCGGTTTGGCCGCAGAGCATCCCGGCGAGACTGCCCTCGGTGAACGCTGCTGCAACAGGTGTTGCAAGATTCAGCGTTAGATTCCCATACCCGGTGACAGAGTCAAGCGCCGTGGTCGATGCATCACCATACCCGACCGTGGTCAATGCATCATCATACCCGGTCTTCAGCTCGCAGAACGCGGACATAAGGGAGTACAGTGTTGCACCCGTAAGCTACACAGGTAACTACCCGCCGTTCTACGTGTTCTCCTACACTGTGTCATGGGCGAACACAGGTGGAACACTAGACAGGAAGGATATATCACTACTAGTGTTCATGACCAGCAGCAGCCTCCCCGTCTACAGCAGGGTTGGATCAAGCTACTACCTTAACACAACCACATATGTGATCGAGGACTGGGTTATCACAGGACTACAGTACGCGTGGCTCTACCCATAG
- a CDS encoding proteasome subunit beta: protein MGEGVLPGTAIGLKTSEGVVLAAEKRLSYDGFVLSRNARKIHMVTDHVGVGFAGLMGDVGFLVKVLRLEAKNYELQHGREIRARSMAKLLSLILYNYKLAPMLTEVVVGGFDDEGPSLYILDPVGSLIEEKYVAVGSGAQLALGYIEPRYSPSITLAEAEELAVNAIRTVVERDVLSGDGIDLATITRSGYRFKEILFKVTDQQGRGQH, encoded by the coding sequence ATGGGTGAGGGTGTTCTACCGGGTACAGCCATAGGGTTGAAGACGAGTGAGGGCGTTGTACTGGCTGCTGAGAAAAGGCTCTCATACGATGGCTTCGTGCTCAGCAGGAACGCTAGGAAGATACACATGGTGACAGACCATGTCGGCGTAGGCTTCGCGGGCTTAATGGGCGACGTAGGCTTCCTGGTGAAGGTGCTCAGGCTTGAAGCCAAGAACTATGAGCTACAGCATGGGAGGGAGATCAGGGCTAGGAGCATGGCTAAACTCCTCTCCCTAATCCTCTACAACTATAAGCTTGCACCGATGCTCACAGAGGTGGTTGTAGGAGGCTTCGACGACGAGGGCCCATCACTCTACATCCTCGACCCCGTTGGCAGCCTGATAGAGGAGAAGTACGTGGCGGTTGGCTCAGGAGCACAGCTGGCACTAGGCTACATAGAGCCAAGGTACTCGCCAAGCATAACGCTGGCTGAGGCAGAGGAGCTAGCGGTGAACGCTATAAGGACAGTCGTGGAGAGAGACGTACTGTCAGGGGATGGAATAGACCTAGCCACTATAACCAGGAGCGGGTACAGGTTCAAGGAGATACTTTTCAAGGTCACCGATCAACAAGGCCGCGGGCAGCATTAA
- a CDS encoding GTPase — MRERTGDPGILGRLHVKTHGELLGLVDARLRALGVRGSSGEGLLLSGLEAVYSTVSRELEVLVEVAELVEGLPLFFRELYRMYVGEEPADTARGFRRLLRIARRIYLEHRDAIRRPGGSPREAFRSGVGRLLSLYKRKARVIGLVKKYVAEVSGMPDVSGDYRVVIAGVPQVGKSTLLSKLTRARPVIGSYPFTTRNIIVGHIDVDEAGRIVLIDSPGILDTPLEEKNIVEKRAVLALKHLADHLLFVIDANPSFYYSLEEQLRVLETARRLVEGKPVTLVVNKVDSLPKELVEEVVESVESKTGLKPIPVSALLGVNLDFLREELVKAFRAGSQRPL; from the coding sequence GTGAGGGAGAGGACGGGGGATCCAGGCATCCTAGGGAGGCTTCATGTGAAGACGCATGGGGAGTTGCTGGGGCTCGTGGATGCAAGGCTCCGGGCTCTGGGTGTGCGGGGTTCCAGCGGGGAGGGCTTGCTGCTCAGCGGGCTTGAAGCAGTGTACAGCACGGTGTCCAGGGAGCTTGAAGTCCTAGTGGAGGTCGCTGAGCTGGTGGAGGGTTTACCCTTATTCTTCAGGGAGCTGTACAGGATGTATGTCGGTGAGGAGCCAGCTGACACTGCACGCGGCTTCAGGAGGCTTCTCAGGATTGCACGGAGAATATACTTGGAGCACAGGGATGCCATCCGTAGGCCGGGAGGCAGCCCCAGGGAGGCTTTCAGAAGCGGGGTGGGGAGGCTTCTATCCCTCTACAAGAGGAAGGCTAGGGTCATAGGGCTCGTGAAGAAGTATGTCGCCGAGGTCTCAGGAATGCCCGATGTATCCGGGGACTACAGGGTGGTTATAGCAGGGGTGCCGCAGGTAGGTAAGTCGACACTCCTCTCCAAGCTGACTAGGGCGAGGCCGGTGATAGGGTCATACCCGTTTACAACCCGCAACATAATTGTAGGCCACATTGACGTGGATGAAGCCGGCAGGATAGTGTTGATAGATTCACCCGGCATACTGGACACGCCGCTCGAGGAGAAGAACATCGTGGAGAAGCGGGCTGTGCTCGCCTTAAAACACCTTGCAGACCACCTTCTCTTCGTGATCGATGCAAACCCCTCCTTCTACTACTCCCTGGAGGAGCAGTTAAGAGTGTTGGAGACCGCTAGGAGGCTCGTAGAGGGGAAGCCTGTGACACTCGTGGTGAACAAGGTTGACTCCCTGCCCAAGGAGCTTGTCGAAGAAGTTGTTGAATCAGTTGAATCGAAGACAGGGTTGAAGCCTATCCCTGTGTCAGCCCTCCTCGGCGTCAACCTGGATTTCCTGAGGGAGGAGTTGGTCAAGGCGTTCAGGGCTGGAAGCCAACGCCCCTTATAG
- a CDS encoding beta-CASP ribonuclease aCPSF1: MKLDRILLEKNKLELLKNIMEEIPAELELSNIEFEGPFIVIYVRNREAIEKYLDLAQNIAKKVRKRVVIRVAPESRLPPGEAKEKIKELAPKDAGVDPNGIYFDEASGEVWVKVEKPGYLVGKGSTMRHLILAKTGWRVIPQRSSPLESKALYEVLNNVLKQSSYRVEFLRRLGERIHRDVVFKNNYVKVTGLGGFREVGRSSILVETRESKVLLDLGINTGAIDDPGKAYPLLEVDSLRLDELDGVIVTHAHLDHVGLVPVLYKYGYRGPVYVTKPTRELMIVMLKDLVDVTRRSGRYIPFSEKDISTMLLHTITVDYDEVTDVAPDIKLTMYNAGHILGSAIVHLHVGMGLHNIVYTGDFKYSDSRLLNKANTVFPRVETLIMEGTYGATLQENRAQAEQGLVDIVKRTAERKGIVLIPVFAVGRGQEIILILNEAMKTGRIPRMNIYVEGLVNEVTAIHTQYPEYLNRSLREAIYNGDNPFTSEWLKPIESGVARPDIVEDRPSVIIATSGMLTGGPAVDYLRLLAGDERNSLVFVGYQAEGTLGRKIKDGAREVTMVSENRVEAIHIKLEVYSIEGFSGHSDQRELLEYARDISPRPRRILLNHGEPSALSALSTLLKGDRELRARGRPEVLVPNILDTINLT, translated from the coding sequence GTGAAACTAGACAGGATACTGCTGGAGAAGAATAAGCTGGAGCTATTGAAGAACATAATGGAGGAGATACCGGCTGAGCTCGAGCTGTCGAACATAGAGTTCGAAGGCCCCTTCATAGTCATATATGTGAGGAACAGGGAGGCCATCGAGAAGTACCTGGATCTAGCGCAGAACATAGCTAAGAAGGTGCGGAAGAGAGTGGTCATCAGGGTGGCGCCTGAAAGCCGTCTCCCACCCGGGGAGGCAAAGGAGAAGATCAAGGAGCTAGCGCCGAAGGACGCTGGAGTAGACCCCAACGGCATATACTTCGACGAGGCATCGGGGGAAGTATGGGTTAAAGTAGAGAAGCCAGGCTACCTTGTCGGTAAAGGAAGCACTATGAGGCATCTAATCCTTGCTAAAACCGGGTGGCGCGTCATACCCCAGCGGTCCTCCCCCCTGGAGTCCAAGGCGCTCTACGAGGTACTCAACAATGTGTTGAAGCAGAGCAGTTACAGGGTTGAATTCCTCAGGAGGCTCGGGGAGAGGATACACAGGGACGTTGTGTTCAAGAACAACTATGTTAAGGTCACAGGGCTCGGAGGCTTCCGTGAAGTAGGCAGGTCCTCCATACTCGTTGAGACACGTGAAAGCAAGGTGCTACTAGACCTAGGGATAAACACGGGGGCCATAGACGACCCGGGTAAAGCATACCCGTTGCTCGAAGTAGACTCACTGAGGCTTGACGAGCTCGACGGCGTCATAGTGACACATGCACACCTGGATCACGTTGGGCTCGTGCCAGTGCTCTACAAGTATGGTTACCGGGGACCCGTCTACGTAACCAAGCCCACCAGGGAGCTCATGATCGTGATGCTCAAGGACCTCGTGGATGTGACGAGGAGGTCCGGTAGATACATACCTTTCTCGGAGAAGGATATTTCAACAATGCTGCTCCACACTATAACAGTGGACTACGATGAGGTAACCGATGTAGCGCCAGACATAAAGCTCACCATGTATAACGCCGGCCACATCCTGGGGTCCGCAATAGTCCACCTCCATGTTGGAATGGGGCTCCACAACATAGTGTACACGGGTGACTTCAAGTACTCTGATTCAAGGCTCCTAAACAAGGCGAACACGGTGTTCCCACGCGTGGAGACGCTGATAATGGAGGGAACCTATGGTGCAACACTCCAGGAGAACAGGGCTCAAGCCGAGCAGGGGCTCGTAGACATAGTGAAGAGGACTGCTGAGAGGAAGGGCATAGTGCTGATACCGGTTTTCGCCGTGGGGAGAGGGCAGGAGATAATACTCATATTGAATGAGGCCATGAAAACCGGTAGGATACCGAGGATGAACATCTACGTGGAGGGATTAGTGAACGAGGTGACAGCCATCCACACACAGTACCCGGAGTACCTGAATAGGTCGCTGAGGGAAGCCATATACAACGGTGACAACCCGTTTACATCGGAATGGTTGAAGCCCATAGAGTCAGGGGTTGCAAGGCCCGACATAGTGGAGGACAGGCCCTCCGTGATCATAGCTACAAGCGGCATGCTCACAGGCGGCCCGGCAGTCGACTACCTGAGGCTCCTCGCAGGAGACGAGAGGAACTCCCTCGTGTTCGTCGGCTACCAGGCGGAGGGCACGCTGGGCAGGAAGATAAAGGACGGTGCGAGAGAGGTCACAATGGTGTCGGAGAACAGGGTTGAAGCAATACATATAAAGCTGGAGGTCTACAGCATCGAGGGGTTCAGCGGCCACAGTGATCAACGCGAGCTACTCGAATACGCCAGGGACATCTCCCCGAGGCCTAGGAGAATACTGTTGAACCACGGGGAGCCCTCAGCGCTCAGCGCGCTGTCAACACTGCTGAAAGGCGACAGGGAGCTCAGGGCCAGGGGGAGGCCCGAGGTATTAGTGCCCAACATACTGGACACTATTAATTTGACTTAA
- a CDS encoding ribbon-helix-helix protein, CopG family, with amino-acid sequence MRKSRKTIGVDAEYVEALKEVAKRRGTSISSYMRQLIDEVLRIESAGYYAPRALMERWIEILLSKVGFTYVYPEVLEVSDPVELERRGERLGSTLVELGVDPVKLVELLGVGTGTAISQGESIILIPQENPLKSRMLHLIRGMAKGAGLSISSSGSLVIISPRKPIL; translated from the coding sequence TTGAGAAAGAGTAGGAAGACCATAGGAGTGGACGCGGAGTACGTGGAGGCCCTTAAGGAGGTTGCGAAGAGGAGGGGGACAAGTATCTCCAGCTACATGAGGCAGCTAATAGATGAAGTCCTAAGGATCGAGTCAGCGGGCTACTATGCTCCCAGGGCCCTCATGGAGAGGTGGATTGAGATACTTCTCTCCAAGGTGGGCTTCACCTACGTGTACCCGGAGGTACTCGAGGTAAGCGACCCCGTGGAGTTGGAGAGAAGGGGGGAGAGGCTTGGGTCAACGCTCGTGGAGCTGGGCGTGGACCCGGTGAAGCTCGTCGAGCTACTGGGGGTTGGGACTGGCACGGCGATCTCTCAAGGAGAGTCGATAATACTTATACCGCAGGAGAACCCTTTGAAATCCAGGATGCTCCACTTGATCAGGGGTATGGCGAAGGGCGCCGGCTTATCCATCTCATCCAGCGGTAGCCTCGTGATAATATCACCGAGAAAGCCCATCCTCTAG
- a CDS encoding proteasome subunit beta, producing MKKAESKTTTVGLVVGDYVVLAADKRATAGPMVYHKAVKKISRITDYAALTISGLVADAQYIVEYARFLARDYEAETGKPISVGALASRISLVLSVYLRYVPFIVQLLLGGRDHTGASLYYMDLYGSVTREKYMATGSGSPVAFGVLEQGYRSDLSLEEAKALAFKAVSSAIMRDGFTGEGVDVVVIGPQGYMEETIPLKRIVEEAKP from the coding sequence TTGAAGAAGGCTGAGTCGAAGACCACTACTGTAGGCCTAGTAGTCGGCGACTACGTTGTCCTCGCAGCGGATAAGAGGGCTACGGCCGGGCCAATGGTTTACCACAAAGCCGTCAAGAAGATATCGAGGATCACTGACTACGCGGCTTTAACGATCTCAGGGCTCGTTGCAGACGCACAGTACATAGTTGAATACGCCAGGTTCCTTGCAAGGGACTACGAGGCTGAAACCGGGAAACCCATATCCGTCGGCGCACTCGCCTCAAGGATATCCCTGGTTCTCTCCGTGTACCTCAGGTACGTGCCCTTCATAGTGCAACTCCTCCTCGGGGGAAGAGATCACACGGGTGCAAGCCTATACTACATGGATCTATACGGTAGCGTTACACGTGAAAAATACATGGCGACCGGTAGCGGTTCACCAGTGGCCTTCGGGGTCCTCGAGCAGGGTTATAGAAGCGATCTAAGCCTCGAGGAGGCCAAGGCACTAGCGTTCAAAGCCGTCTCCTCAGCCATAATGAGGGATGGGTTCACCGGTGAAGGCGTCGACGTAGTAGTCATAGGCCCACAGGGCTACATGGAGGAGACGATCCCGCTTAAAAGAATCGTTGAAGAGGCCAAGCCTTAG
- the rtcA gene encoding RNA 3'-terminal phosphate cyclase, with protein sequence MSILEIDGSIGEGGGQILRYALALSSLTLRPVRIYNIRAKRDNPGLRPQHLTAVEALRKVTGAEVEKAEVGSTEIVFKPTERRSGAMEIDIGTAGSISLVLQALLPVLVFGERDSRIRLKGGTNVPWSPPIDYISHVFLYNVRHMGVEAKVSVARRGHYPKGGGVVDVEVRHLKEPLKPVMIVKRGRITGFTIHSYCVKLPHHVAVRQLESARSTLARVFGEKIDGSIETYPPDRDPHLGPGSGVLVYAEAEPGVRLGSDSLGEKGKPAEKVGEEAALRLIEELETGMAFDRHMGDMLIPYMFLARGVSRIGVSRITLHLLTAIEVGKLFFPGADPVVDGELGKPGIVTIRGVGFQP encoded by the coding sequence ATGAGCATTCTAGAAATAGACGGTAGCATAGGTGAGGGAGGCGGGCAGATACTGAGGTACGCGCTGGCACTCTCCTCCCTGACGCTTAGACCCGTCAGGATCTACAATATAAGGGCTAAGAGAGACAACCCAGGCCTCCGCCCCCAGCACCTCACCGCTGTCGAAGCCCTGAGGAAGGTGACTGGAGCCGAGGTGGAGAAGGCTGAAGTAGGGAGCACTGAGATAGTGTTCAAGCCTACTGAGAGGAGGAGCGGGGCGATGGAGATAGATATAGGGACGGCTGGAAGCATCTCGCTAGTGCTGCAGGCACTGCTACCAGTCCTGGTCTTCGGGGAGCGGGATTCAAGGATAAGGCTTAAAGGGGGAACCAATGTACCGTGGAGTCCTCCAATAGACTACATCAGCCACGTGTTCCTATACAATGTGAGACACATGGGTGTCGAGGCGAAGGTAAGCGTCGCCAGGAGAGGGCATTACCCCAAGGGGGGCGGAGTAGTGGATGTAGAGGTGAGACACCTCAAGGAGCCCCTTAAACCAGTCATGATCGTTAAAAGGGGGCGTATAACGGGTTTCACCATACACAGCTACTGTGTTAAACTACCCCACCACGTGGCGGTTAGACAGCTGGAGTCAGCCAGGAGCACCCTGGCAAGAGTCTTCGGGGAGAAGATAGATGGAAGCATTGAAACCTACCCGCCTGACAGGGACCCCCACCTGGGGCCGGGGAGCGGTGTACTCGTCTACGCTGAAGCCGAGCCAGGGGTGAGGCTGGGCAGCGACTCCCTGGGTGAGAAAGGGAAGCCGGCTGAGAAAGTAGGCGAGGAGGCTGCTTTAAGGCTCATAGAGGAGTTGGAGACAGGGATGGCCTTCGACAGGCATATGGGTGACATGTTGATCCCATACATGTTCCTGGCTAGAGGGGTGAGCAGGATAGGTGTCTCAAGGATAACCCTCCACCTGCTCACGGCGATCGAGGTGGGGAAACTCTTCTTCCCTGGTGCAGACCCCGTGGTCGACGGCGAGCTGGGTAAGCCGGGGATAGTAACTATAAGGGGCGTTGGCTTCCAGCCCTGA